The nucleotide window TGAACCGTGTCTGAATCTGAATGGAAAGCAGATCccagatgatttttttaaaacataagcACTGTTTTCAGGTTGGATTTTTCCTTCAAGAGAAGCAGCttgagagcagcacagagaaactGAGGGAGTTTGTTCCCTCGTGTGCAGTTTGGAAGCATCGCCATCGTCAATCTGGGCTCGGACTCAAAGTCTCCATCGAAACTCGACCATCTGAGGAGCTTCTCTGCAGTTTAGACTCATCCTACAGACGCGAATCATCAAAATCCAATTCTCTCCTCACCGGCTGAGAGTCGGAGCCCAGAGAGGAGAGACTCCGCCGTCATCACCGGCACGTTAACCACAGCCGACACGCGGTGAAACATCCTGCAGGATAAATCAGCAGGACGTGTCCGGGGAAACACACAGGCCTGTCATGGCACATTTAGAAAGTGGTTAAGATTGAATATGAAGGATGAGCCGCCATGTTGGAAGAGCTACAATGATATGATCTGATAGAAGATCCTGGTTGActtgatgttttattcattctgtAATATATTTCTTGCGTAGATGATGATGTTACAGCTCAGGTTTGATTCACCTCATATAGAATACGAGTGTGAACACAGTCGGCCGGCCTTCACTGCCGCTAACGCTCAAATCATTCAACAAGTATTTTGAATGGTTCTCTGGAAATGGTTGGGATCATTTttcaagcaaaaaaaacacaattatcaatactttatttattttatgtaatattatatttattatgactttaaagaaattaatcagactcactgctgttttttttctgacataaaaagtaatttctaaACGATgagatttaaatcaaaatattaacattttgactttgtctcataatgtagatttttttttgttttttgtcgttaaaaacaggaagaaactgaAAAGTATCAAATCCTCACAACTTCTATACAATGAGTATCTGAATTTTTActtgaaaaatgacaaaaacgaATTTAAATGGATTCGGATCAATTTCCTGACTTGTGTGTTTTGGAGACATTTCTTCCAACATGGCCGCCGGcggtcaggaagcagaggaagcagcgACCGCCTCAGAAAGATGATCAGCAGCACCAGAGCAAGACGCCACAAAACAAGACAGGACGGAAAAGGCGGCGGTACACTCATGATAAAAGGTCCCtgaaaaaatagaaacacattCGAACACCCGGCTGAaacacacatctgcattttCCGGCCGTGGTTTCGATTTGTTCATTTATGTACACTCCAGGCCAGGAGGGGGCGCACTTTCGACCGCGGAGGGAAACACGGGGGTGAAGGCTGTAGAGGGATTAAAAAGTGTTTAAGTGAAGGTGCAAAAAAATCCTCTCGAAGGGAGGAAACAAAATCTTAAGAGCTGACCAGGtgatgttaaaaatgtaaacaaatgtaaacagaaatgaatgaaaggaaTCTGCTTCTCCACGAGCCGACGCAAACCAGAGCGTCCGCCGAGTCGAGCCACAGAGCGGCAGCACACCGCTCCAACGCAGCTGCTTGTTTCCCCGCAAACGTCAGAAACAGCTTGTGCGTGGGCGTGTCCTGCGAGCGACCCCGCCCCCTTCAAATCCTCGGGGCGTCCCGGGGACGCGGCGGCGGTCCCACAGAGCGAAGGCGTTTCCTCTGCTCATCCGCAGAAAGGCGGCGTGGTCGTTTTCTCTCCTCGGTGATCTCAAGTCTTTGTCCAAACCGAGACTCAGACACTTCGGGGGAGTTTCCCTCGGGCAGACGCGAAACACAAATGTTTCCTCTGAGGAGCGGCGAGCAGAGAGGGTGtcgggggggtgagggggtgaCAGAGAGCTGCGCCCGTCGCCTCAGAAGATCCCCTTCGCGATTTTCAGTCCCTTCTGCTTCATGCGAGGCAGCGTCGAGCTGGCCACGTTCTTGGCTCGCACCGGCCGAGCCAAGCCGCGCTTCTTCAGCACGAAGTCGTAGTTGGCAGTGGAGTTCATGGCGTAGAAAACGTTGGCGTTGTCCGGGATTCGCAGCTCTACagaacgagaggagagagaaagagaggaagacacaGAGCCCGTTAACCCCTTGTAGACGAGTGTCGcaaatttgcctcaaaccccattctGGTCTTAATGCTGCggaggtgacgattgtgcctgatggtgcaaatactacacataccaaggagggtattggaagcactctgccgccatcttgtggccagagtggaaaatacatactagcaagtattaagctgtattttaaatactgttatgatggaacagcaatgattgtacagaaaacatatgttgttattcaatttcaggcaaaagcagcatcaatataatatataataatctacataccaaattttttttaattaaggttatgccccattatgccttatgtcgctaatttgcctcatacctaaaTTTATATCTATTGTTTAtgatatattgaaattaacaatctcacttaatttagcatctcTATGACACGCAAAATACaccaataatatttttttatataattggaaattaattcaggcagtaAGGGGTTAACACTGATAATAAACAACGAACCGGGTTCGGGTCAGGTTCCCTGTTGAGACGTGAAACGCTGTGTTTACCTTTGTCCTCAGAGATTTTCTGCATCAGCTCGTACTCCTCGGACTTCTCCCGCTCCAGGTTGTGTTTGATCATCGCCTTCCTGATGACGGCCGGAGTCTTGTCTTGACTCGTGACCTGAATcgagacgacacacacacacacacacacacacacacacacacacacacacacacacacacacacacacacacctcagtgaCATCAGTGGGTTGGACAGACGTTCAAATCTGTTCCTCCAcatttcaattattattatctagtttagaaaaactgtgaaaaacaaaaatcactcAAATCTAAATCTCGCTTCCTGAAAAACTAAAATCGTACATGAAGTATATCATCATTTCTGATATTTTCTAGATTTAAGGTTCCCATAAGCAACAGAAGGACatcaaatacagaaaatgttttaaattgaaaGTGAAACACAGTGAGAAAAATTGGAAAATCAACAGAAGACTCTTCAAACAGATCATGTTTTTgttaccgacacacacacacacacacacatacacacacacacatacacacatacacagtagCAGGACCATGTTTCCTCACCAGGATGCTCTTGTACAAGTTGCCGTTCTCCACGTCCAGACTGACCCTGATGATGCAGCAGTCGTCCACCTGCTGGTTGTAGAGCGGCAGCGACAGGGTGGAGTAGTTGGACACGGCCGACACCGAGCGCTTGTGGGAGCGGTTGGCCGACAGCGGAGTGgacgaggagacggaggaggaggaggcgctgctCGAGCCGGAGGCCGAGCCGGAGCTGGAGCCCATCCCGGACGTTTCCAGAGACGACAGAGACGTACACTCCCAGaactgagcggggggggggtaaagcattacagtgcattgtgggtattTAATACATATGACAGTGAAAACATCAGCCTATACACGGCATGTGTGTAACAGAGTCTGCATCACAAACTGAGGCCGAGTTTGAAAAATTCAGGGAGGGGGGTTATTTCTTCAAACTCTTAAAAATCAGAAAACTGTGAAATATTCACTTtcaaaatatctaaatatgacagaaacacaaaaataatattttgtcaGTTAACTAATTGTTTAATGGACTGATCCTTTCAACAACACCAACACTAATACCACGAGGATTTCTGCTATTTAACATTTTGCATTTATTAGCCTGTTAGCGTTAAATGGACATTttgaccagcaggtggcactGCACATGATTGACTCTCCAGGTACCATGAGCATCTCTGCAGAACTTCCTGCTGAACCATCCAACAGTTGTAGATAGTTGAGAAGAAGATGATAAAAGTGCAAATAGTGcagatttaaataaagttaccGTTGATGTGgtttctgctgctggagcttctCTCCCCAGAGCGGAGACGGTGAGTTTCACCGAAGGAGTCGACgtctaaaaaaaatacaaaacagaaatCAGCAACAAACAGAATCAGCAGATTTATCTCCAGTCGGGGATCTGACttacaggaaattaaaaaacaagtcagGTTTGCTggtgtttaatataaaaacacacacacttcactgcaGCTTCCTTTTCGCTCACCTTCCTCTCGTGTCCCTCAGGGGAGTCGGACAAGAAGCTGGCGTTCACGTCCTCCAGGTCCGAGCCACTGGAGCTGACGGAGGTGACGCTGAGAGCATCGCCGCTGTCGCCCCCCCCTCCTTGGTACGGTCTGTAGTGGGACTGGTCGAAGGACTTGGAGTGAGAGCCTGCGCCGCCGCTGCACCCGGCCTCGGTCAACTGACGACTGGAGACGAGACGGCAACAAGGAGGAAGAGTCATATTGTTATTTTCCAGATTTCTTCTGTGGCAGGATGCTGTGTGCGTCCCTCCTGAGCGGCGGCGTCACTTACTCGCTCCAGCGCTTCATGATTCCTCCGTTCTTCTTGGCCCTGAGCGTGTTGCTGGCCGACTCCGACAGAGGCTCGATCTCACAGGACAGGTTGtagctgcaggagcaggaggtcagGACGGAGAATGAGTTCATTGGTGTCATGTTAAGGATAAAGAGGAGTAACTCCTTTGCAGCCGGGTTGTTATTACACTGTATGCATTCATTTCTATCTTTCATATTTcctcatgtttacatttttattactcTTActgatcttttcattttttatccTCTCCTTTGCTGCAAATGTCCctattttgaattgttttactttttattctgACCCCTGAATGAATTTGCTTCAGTTTGACGTCACCATCGCCCTTTTGAAGAAGTAACGTCTTTTCCCCTTCGACACAAATCAGTGTTGAGAATTCAGTTTGGGGCCCAAGGAGGGACTGACCCCTCACTGCCCCCCCTCCGCCCCCAAAGACAGAAGTGACAGCAGCTGTCTGCTTCCCGCACAGTGTGAGCGGACTGACTGACCTCTCGGCCTCGCTGAGCTTCTCCACGCATGCGAACCACTCTCTGAAGTGGCTGTCCTGAGTGAAGCTGTAGTTGTTGGAGGCCAACTGAAGCAGCTTGATCTGAGCGATCACCTCGAactcctgcagacacagagcagggatTAGGAATAAGGAACATCATTTCTCACAGTGTAAGGAGCTCTACTGGGTTTGTCAGGTCATTAAAGGTTTACTTtacctttcttctcttctcaaaGTTGATGAGACCACCCtggaaaagagacaaaaacgTGAGCAAGTGATGGAAACGAGTTATGATGACGGCGTCAGCTTGGTGCAGGAGTCTGACCTCAGTGTAGTCCTTCATGGCAGTGTCCATCATCACCAGGTCCGTCAGAAAGGTCCCCAGGTAGGGAATCGTCCCCTGCATCACCCCCtgttcacagagacacagtcagaggaGGGGAACACTAGGATAGAAACACGTCAGACAAACAACCTACACATGATAAATAACAGTCAACTGATAAATCAACACCTGATGAAATAAGTTCAAACAGTGAAATGTCACGTTTTTACATGATTTAAACTAAGTGCAGGGACTTTGTTTGCCACCAGGTGACGCTGTTGGTACAAATTGAACGATGTTTAACGCGCTTGTCGGTCAGGTGATTGATGGAcagagtttttatttgtgttaactGGAACCTGTTTGTCTCCAGTGGACTCACCAggtccctctgctgctggtgtctcCTCTGAGCTCGTTTGGGGTTGATCTCCAACGTTGCAAACTTAGAAGTGCCctcctaaaaaaagaaaaacagtcacacacatcaAGACGTCAACTGTCACAGAATCTTGTATAAAAGTTTCCTGTTATCCACCTTCAAGGCTTCAGAACCTGCCAACACAGACCTCAACGTTATCAGTCCTATTGTTACACTTCCTAAATTATTTTTATGGCACTAGAGGTgcaggaaaaaacatttaaatcaaacatctgtttcattttcagctGTGTGaagtattttgtgttatttcaaaGAACAAACGCGTCCGTGTTTCAACGCCGACTCGTCTTCACAACACTTTTGCTTTGTTGCTTAAGTTCAGGAGGCGAAAAACGTCTGTGTAACctcagagaagagaaaagagaaaatcccCCTCTGAGAGTTTCCAGGCACATTCCTCAGAGCGACGtcagagagccccccccccccagcagctcAAGCTCACTGAGTCCAGTCACCGGCGCCTGGCCCGAGCAGATAGAGCCGGAGACAGAGGAGGTTTCACAGATCGCTGCTGTTATCTTCACCTGCAGCCGGAAGGTTCCCTCCCTGTGACGTCAGCAGGGATTCCCtcagaggaccccccccccccccccccccctcacctgccGTTACATCAGCCAACGTCTCAGCTTAATGAATAAGTTATTACACCTTCACCATCTTCTGTCGTCACCTGGACAATATTCAGGGGAAGGAGGACCAGAACTGTTTCCAGTCGTTTTAAAAGATATTCGAGATATTGTTTAATAGGGAacaagtacaaaaaaaacatcagttaatTCATCTTATATCCAAATTCTGATATATCTTATTAAATCTCCCCCACACAAATGCACTATTTCATCATTTGCTTGAATTCAAATATTATTGAgccatttaatttatttttctctatcTTCATAAGGAACCAGTGGCTTCACTCCCTTTTGGTTGTGataagacttttcttttcttttggggAATAATCAGGCTCTGAAATTTCgcatgaactccagagaagaAGTTTGCAGTTTTTTATGGACCATGTAGATTCTGCATCTTTCGTCCTGTGTGTCGGCTCCTGCTGTTCTCTCACCCACTAAGTCGACTGGAGCTAGAAAAACACTCGTCAACACCTCTTTGCATTGAGCTCACGCATAAATCCCAATAATGATGACAGCAATCTGTCGGCTGCTCGGCGCCCAGCCAGGACATCGTGAGCTCTATGTGGAGGCTGGGATCCAGAGCGACGCGGCACACAGCGCTCTGCCCTGCAGGATGCTGCTCTGgatgttcctctgcagctgttgtGAGACTGACACAAGGAAGAGCCGCTGCCATCTGTTCAGGAGTTATATAACTCGTACAGATtgatttattggttttattATATAGCATCCGGTTAGGTTCGGTCTCTCTGGTCATTTTTCCGTTTTGTGACACTCATCTAATGCATCTTACTATTTAATCCTTATTCAGGTTGACAGAGAACGTTTATGTCTCAGAAAATGATCTTTACACTTTCTCATTGGAGGTTGCTTAAGAATAATGTTATTCTTTCCACATGAGCCCGGCTGTGAGGGGCCTCCTGCGGCTGCACGTCTCCTTCACGACCCCTCGAGATGTGTCAACACTTCTGGGTCGAGAAGCTGAGACTCACCTTCACCAGCAGCTCTCGGCTGAGGGAGTAGTTGTTGTCGTCTGAGAAGATCTCCGACAGCTCGCGGAAGGTGCGGAAGCTTTCTCTGTGGACCAAGAACATCAAAGTTTGCACAGAGATAGAAACGATTTTGAGTTTCTTGGAAGCAACAGGACTTGTCTAGGGGAGAGACGGATCAACCCACCGGGACACCTCCTCCCAGGTCCTCTTCAGGCGGTGGATGGCGTTGCACTGCAGGGCGGAGAGGATGGCACGCAGCGACGAGAAGTTCTTCAGGATCCGACACTCCTGAACATCAGGAACCACAAAACAAACTGGGTTTATATTTCACGTCTGTGCCTCGCGACTGCTTTGGTCTGACAATTCATTTCCATCTCgttaaatcattttctaaagTAGGCAGTGGGCGGCTGCTCACCCGAGCCACGTCTATCCACCGCTCCAGCAGCCGCGCTCTCTGGTTGGGCTTCAGCGTGGGGTTGCTCAGGCAGGTGGTGATGACGCAGTTAGTGACGGAGTTGAACTGGGCCACGGTGGCTCTGATGGTGGGAGCCAGGTGCTCCTTCCCCTTCTTATCCCGCTGAGACCAGATGCCGCCCAGACAGTGGTAGGACACCACCTTCTTAAACAGGTCCTGATGGGAAATATTCATGAAACCCAGTGAGAAGAATcagtattttattcattttaaagacaAGTTCCACAGGGAGAAGGAAAGTTTGGGGAAAGGGACGACAGTGATGAGAGAGCATCCAAAGTGTTTAATATTTTGAGGAGAGGGAGTTAACAGGGGCAGAAGGAGACTAAATCAAATCAAGGTCTCACCGCGTCCATTAACGTGAACTGCTCTGCAACCATGATGGGGTCGAACGACAGGAAACTGAAAGCAGGAATCTCGTCCTCGAAGCCGCTCTCTTCCTGCGTGGCGAACGGGCAGCCGATGTGCTCCCCTGAAgagaggacaaaaacaaaacaatctttTTTCACGACGCCGTCTCAACCTGAGCTCAACCTCAACACGgctcctgctcttctcctctttcaacACCTCATCCTTTCTGTGACCTCCgcgttttgttttcctctcggCGCTCAGTCTCATGTGAGCTGATGGGAACTGTCAACATGTTCTTATCACTGGTACAACCCAGCTGCTATCTAATACGTGTTGGAGCATGTGAACTGACACTGTGTCTACAGCTACACTACATCTGCAGTATCTGTCCTTGATTTTGCACTTTTCTCTCAACGTGATAAATCAAATGTAGCCTGTGTTTCCCTGCCCTGGAGTCCCTGTCCTCTCCTGCCCTCGTACCATCAGGATCAGGCTCACACTGCTGTCGGCGGTGGAAGTGGGCCACCAGGTTGCGGGCGCGGCGCTCCAGGTCCGAGCCGGCGAAGTGGTGGTGCAGGTAGGACAGCAGCTGGTGCAGGCAGTCGTAGGTGGGAGGAGTCCAGAAGTCCTCAGAGTACTGGTCCAGCCACGCGCccaggatggaggagacagtgCTGCAGCACACAGACGCAAAGTTAGAACCACAGGAACTTAAAGGTGTTATTATGGAAACGTGTTAGATAAACGTGGAAAATAAATCTGAGGCAACATTCTAGGTTGATTTAAAGTGTTGTTGTCACAGCTAAAGAAATTCTTTGAGAGATGAAATGCTAGACTGCTAGAATCATTAATAACACAGAGTTCAAATCGAGGCTTTTTAAAAATCACATCGATTCAAATCTTGAGAATAAAAGAACCATATGGCTTCACGATTGTATCCAAGACAATTAAATCTACGACAAATAGGAGAAATGTTAATTGAAGAAGAAACTGAATTCAAtgaacaacacacagcagcagctctcagatCTCCTCACCGGCTCCTGATGCGACAGAGGAGTTTAAAGTTCTGCTGGAACTCTTCTAAACTGTGAACTGAACCTTCTCCAGTGTTCAGGGGGACGAGCTGTACCTGCTCCCACACTAAACATGGAGGAGCAGCTTTTGGTTCAAAACTTATCCTACTTATCCTGTGTTTATGTCTCTGCTCTTAACTTGTTGATGTTTCTTTTGAGTTGTGTTTAGACATTTGTGTCAAGGTTCATCTTGTAAAAATTATTTCTCCCCACATGCATGGTGTAATGGGAGGATAAAGTTGCCAGTGAGTCTAATCACTCATTTTTGTCAGTAAATCAAACTACATGAACAAAATAACACTtgcatgtaaataaaaagatatacaaTTTTGTTATGGTAATCACTAGAGAAGTTCAAGGTAATTAAATATATTACTCCTCtggcttcacacacaaacacagctgaacTGTACTAAACTGTTTaagaaatgaaagaacattATTAAAGGAACATCCTGAACCGATGCCAACAAAGCTTCTTTCCTGTTTCAGTAAAACTCAAACTGCTTTCCTCCCTGGGATTCATGACATTTTTATCAGTTCACAAActgcgtttaatcaaactcaagcaGACGAGGGCCTGACAGGTGTCTCTCGGAAAGAAAAGTAACCCGCTGCAACTTTAAACTGTGCTGATATCCCTTTATCCtgcagagggggggagggagaggaggggggcgagggagaggaggggggacgAGGCTCGGCGCTGTGAAGGTTCCTGCTGATTAGTGTCGGCAGCTGGACAGCGAAGGTCGCGGCACACTTACTTTCTCAGCTCTGTGCAGTCGTCCTGGGAGACTCTGTGTGCTGTGGCTGCAGGCACGTTCTGGAGCTTGGCATACCtgcagaaaagaaacacaagatatcgtgatgaaataaaagaaatacaaataaagaaccTGGGTTCAGACTCACCTCCATGCATATAGATACAGACAAACCCACTTTAACGTGAGGGTTTTGTGATTTGCATTACCTACTAATCTCATTTAGGAatcatgtgttgtttattaCCTCCGACAAGGAAgtcatgtttttatctgtctgCCTATCTTACTGCCCAGCTTTCATGAAAGGCTGTGGAAGCGTGTGACtcgaggaagaacccattcaatttcgGAGCTGATGGAATAAACGGGCAGATCCAGGAAGTGTGATCCACTGTCTGTAACATGGTGATATCAAGCActagccttggcggaggtatgcactctcaCAGCTTCCTGctagtttcatttaatttagatTCAATTAGGATTTATGGGAAGTTTCCCCCAGTCTATATGTATTCGTTTCATTCCCGTGCTCGCTCTTTCCTTCTGGAGACACAGTGTATCTCATATAACATGTATTCAGCCAGGTGAGAGGTCAGCCTTCACTTTACCTGTTGAGCAGGAGATCCAGCACCTGCTTGGTGGAGGCGAAGGAGCGGTAGGTGCAGAGGAAGATGGTGACGTAGGTGGAGTCTTTGCCCCTGAACGCCGACACCATGTACTCCACCAGCCTCTCCAGAGTGCCGGCCTTGATGGTGCGCACCTTGCAGGTCTCGTAGAGGCTCAGGGCCGAGTCCGTGTCCACGCCCAGCCATCGCTGCCCCTTGCTGGCCGACTGGTGAAGCTGCACCTTCCTCAGCGTGATGGTGAAGATGGCGTCGTCCTCGGCCTCCTCGCCGATCTCCTGCGTCGAGCTCTAAGAGACACAGAGgggacagacagtgagacattCTCTTCTCTACACTAGATTAATCAGTGCAAATGGTTGAAAACAAAGGATTCGATTTTCTCCTGGTGGAAATGTCTCTTTAAATATCTGTGTGCAGCAGATTACAGGGAGATGAAGACTGAGAGGAGATGTTAGGTTACCGTACAGAACGTACAGTTAAACATCTCTCTTTGGGGCAAAACCCTCTAATTAAGACcttgctctcttctctttgctcTGACTGACTCATACTTTTTTTTGAAACATGCACATAGCAATAATAGCTTGTTGCTAGACAGAGCTTACTGGACAAACTGCCACTACAATGCAGGCTGCAGCCTGTTTGTACCCAAGCGTGGAATCAACACAAGCAGCTTGTTGCCTGAGTGGGAGCGCTGTCGGCTGCCGGGCGTCACCATCACTGAATTTTGAGATGCAGAAAACCACGAAGCACAAGAGTGATGATGACGGAGCAGAATAAAAGTCACAGTGATTATGCACGTTAACATTCAGCGTGTGGGCATTTCATTTTAAGGATGTTAGACACCAGCAACACAGAGAGTGACTTCAGTACCTTCAGTCTGGTTGCAgcataaagaaacacacaatgatccgttctagagaagaaagaaggaggaaTATTGTCTTCAAAATACTGGGATACTGCGTTTATAACCAGTATTGCATGAAGACATAAAGAATATTATTTCTTGAAATAGGAaaatctatttgtgtgtgtaacagcGTGAGAGTGCAGACAGGGAGGAAATGATTCAAATAAATTTCTGgtattttcattatttgaactgtggaaaaaaaaaaaatgaaagtattCTCCCTGTATTTCTAATAATTCCTAAATAaagagcctctctctctgttaataTTAAAGTTGTAATAATAACCTGCCTGCTCTCACTTCATCTCATTCAAGTTTGACTAAAACATTTCATGCAACTCAGCAGCGTCGCTTTTAGGTCGTGAATAACTCGCTCTGTGACACTGGAAGAAAAAAGTCCATCACTCCACAGCATGTGTATCCAATCAGCactttgtgtccctgcagggAAATAGACCGCGACGCTGAGCGCTGAAGCCTCCCAGTATATCGGCCGTAAATAGCCGAGCTACAGCGGCGTGAATCATGGGGCGAGTGCcggccttggcggaggaatgGCATGTAATCTGGTCGTGCCACAGTCATCTGTCACGGCCCCTTGTTGTGTGTCCTGGGAGCGTTAGTCATCAGAGTCAGTTTCAAAGGCTCAGTGTGAGTCGGGATGTGATCGCTTACATTGGGTCGTCCATGTTGTGTGTCCGACGAGGCAGTGGATGTGGGAAAACCAGCGTGATGAGAAGTAACAgtaactgcagcagctgctcgtgttgttgtgtttgagttttACGATCAGAAAGGGAAAAGACATGAAGTGAAACCTGAGAGAGGCTCATtcaagagaaaaaaggaaagaggcCACAAGGTTCACGATCATATTTCAAAAGAGCTGGGACATAAATATTGAACAGAACACAATCTAATAATAAAGGCATATCGAATCGCACAACTGTACTTTTTACATTGTGAACGTTTCAAATACCTCCTTCTGCTGCAGTGGTTTAATGACAACAACTGTTTGTATCGATGAACAAACTGACAAACTAATACTCACTGAAAGGTGGTGGAGGGAAACTCAAATTAATCTTTTGCTAATCTTCTGTAATATTTTGCACAAACTACAGACGAGTCCTGTGTTTTCACGTTTCTCCATCATAACGTGCTTCTCTCCCCAAACACTGATGGTCCCTTTATGTATAATCCAAACATTAGTTATCCAATAAAACAGGATAAATGTATTTACTTCACATTTCTGCTTTCTGCATTTCAGTCACAGGAGATAATATCGGGCAGATTCAGACTGAGATAATAACAAGAactgttttccttttgtatCAAGCTGcaaaaaagttaatttgtgaCTTTTGAattgtgaatattgtgcatGCTCACGTCtggatgatgatgctgctgaaGTGATATATTAAGGAGCCTTACTTTATAATGATATATCATCATCTACAGCATTAATAAATTGCATCACAATCTCAACAACCAACAAGAAGAGCCTGAAAACAAAGACTGAGACTCTGTTTCGCCCATTAAAGAAAAACTGACTTCTCCACAGGGATCAGATCAATGACAACTCGGCTCGCACAGAACCTGAGCCGCGCtcctgagagtgtgtgttacagagggagggagagtgtggCAGAtaaatggggagaga belongs to Platichthys flesus chromosome 3, fPlaFle2.1, whole genome shotgun sequence and includes:
- the LOC133937021 gene encoding ral guanine nucleotide dissociation stimulator-like isoform X5 — its product is MIMLEKQSSTQEIGEEAEDDAIFTITLRKVQLHQSASKGQRWLGVDTDSALSLYETCKVRTIKAGTLERLVEYMVSAFRGKDSTYVTIFLCTYRSFASTKQVLDLLLNRYAKLQNVPAATAHRVSQDDCTELRNTVSSILGAWLDQYSEDFWTPPTYDCLHQLLSYLHHHFAGSDLERRARNLVAHFHRRQQCEPDPDGEHIGCPFATQEESGFEDEIPAFSFLSFDPIMVAEQFTLMDADLFKKVVSYHCLGGIWSQRDKKGKEHLAPTIRATVAQFNSVTNCVITTCLSNPTLKPNQRARLLERWIDVARECRILKNFSSLRAILSALQCNAIHRLKRTWEEVSRESFRTFRELSEIFSDDNNYSLSRELLVKEGTSKFATLEINPKRAQRRHQQQRDLGVMQGTIPYLGTFLTDLVMMDTAMKDYTEGGLINFEKRRKEFEVIAQIKLLQLASNNYSFTQDSHFREWFACVEKLSEAESYNLSCEIEPLSESASNTLRAKKNGGIMKRWSDRQLTEAGCSGGAGSHSKSFDQSHYRPYQGGGGDSGDALSVTSVSSSGSDLEDVNASFLSDSPEGHERKTSTPSVKLTVSALGREAPAAETTSTFWECTSLSSLETSGMGSSSGSASGSSSASSSSVSSSTPLSANRSHKRSVSAVSNYSTLSLPLYNQQVDDCCIIRVSLDVENGNLYKSILVTSQDKTPAVIRKAMIKHNLEREKSEEYELMQKISEDKELRIPDNANVFYAMNSTANYDFVLKKRGLARPVRAKNVASSTLPRMKQKGLKIAKGIF